A single region of the Salvelinus sp. IW2-2015 linkage group LG20, ASM291031v2, whole genome shotgun sequence genome encodes:
- the LOC111980837 gene encoding 6-phosphogluconolactonase-like has translation MSGRRVVVFSSAAELGPALAHLVAFWADKALLDHGRFSLGLSGGSLVSMLSKELPALPDLDCSHWLAGFCDERLVPFDDGESTYGLYKECAEDYARKLKEET, from the exons ATGTCAGGCAGAAGAGTAGTGGTGTTCTCTTCAGCAGCAGAGCTTGGTCCAGCTCTGGCTCACCTGGTAGCATTTTGGGCTGACAAGGCCCTGTTGGACCATGGCCGGTTCTCCCTGGGCCTCTCAGGGGGCAGCCTGGTGTCCATGCTCAGCAAGGAGCTGCCTGCCCTGCCAGACCTGGACTGCAGCCACTGGCTAGCAGGTTTCTGTGATGAGAGGCTGGTTCCCTTTGACGATGGAGAGAGTACCTATGGACTGTACAAG GAGTGTGCTGAGGATTATGCCCGCAAACTGAAGGAG GAAACCTAG
- the LOC111980833 gene encoding zinc finger protein 24 encodes MNMMINRGSFQTQLASIMEMLSKAAVVEIGKLVDECSAVLRSEISQHHMNENEXLKKKCYLLEIELKTVKLHERKRVIASRCQNGVQVSGQIFTHQATENREKQSAPAIEGVFGKDWCMDLWRDGESIPLDKETIGSAILGDDEAIDLVDNEPELVFIKEELFEDQPVDQQRGHASNRKRSVAVEDAQAVERTAASQLHLYQGDLNTYPSMPDPAGSHQVQPDTEQPTSIESLMEDPTLAGLVDNTPEPGPDTADGMYMDYPPRNTYAPRNRPSHQQGTGKDLKQQFDCLFCGKSFGYLSYLKVHIRRHSGEKPFGCTVCGKRFAQKTYLKLHQRTHSGEKPYSCTECGKSFSQKSSLNVHLRSHTGEKPYSCVDCGKSYTYKHGFNTHQCFN; translated from the exons ATGAATATGATGATAAATCGTGGAAGTTTTCAGACCCAGTTAGCTTCCATTATGGAAATGCTAAGCAAAGCTGCTGTGGTTGAAATCGGTAAACTTGTCGACGAGTGCTCGGCGGTTCTCCGTTCTGAAATATCCCAACATCACATGAATGAGAACGAGMCATTAAAGAAGAAATGTTACCTTCTAGAGATTGAATTAAAGACGGTAAAACTGCACGAACGTAAAAGGGTCATTGCCAGCCGTTGTCAGAATGGAGTTCAGGTCTCGGGACAAATATTTACGCATCAAGCAACTGAGAACCGAG AGAAGCAGTCTGCCCCCGCCATAGAGGGTGTCTTTGGTAAGGACTGGTGCATGGACctatggagagatggagagtccATCCCACTGGATAAAGAGACAATTGGATCGGCCATCTTGGGCGATGATGAG GCAATAGACttggtggacaatgagcctgagTTGGTGTTTATCAAAGAGGAGCTGTTTGAGGATCAGCCAGTGGACCAGCAGAGGGGACATGCAAGCAACAGAAAAA GGAGTGTAGCAGTGGAGGATGCTCAAGCAGTAGAAAGAACAGCTGCCAGTCAACTTCATCTATACCAGGGGGACTTGAACACATACCCTTCAATGCCTGACCCTGCAGGCAGCCATCAGGTACAGCCTGACACAGAGCAGCCCACATCCATTGAGAGCCTCATGGAAGACCCCACTCTGGCTGGTCTGGTTGACAACACACCAGAGCCTGGCCCTGACACAGCCGATGGAATGTACATGGACTATCCTCCCCGCAACACATACGCACCAAGAAACCGGCCAAGCCACCAGCAGGGAACTGGAAAAGACCTGAAGCAgcagtttgactgtttgttttgtgggaAGAGCTTTGGTTATTTAAGCTACTTGAAAGTCCACATCAGACGCCACTCTGGTGAGAAACCGTTTGGCTGCACAGTTTGCGGGAAGCGCTTCGCTCAGAAGACGTACCTGAAGCTGCATCAGCGTACACACTCTGGAGAGAAACCCTACAGTTGCAcagaatgtgggaagagtttctctcAGAAGAGTTCGTTGAATGTCCACCTCCGGAGTCACACCGgggagaagccttatagctgtgtcGACTGTGGGAAGAGCTACACCTATAAACACGGTTTTAACACACACCAATGTTTCAATTAA
- the LOC111980843 gene encoding zinc finger protein 649 isoform X1, with protein sequence MSKXASFHTQLSSIMEILSRTAMAHVCKLVDDEYAGISLENEALTEKLHNLESEXTIVKSTAPKLAGNYRSVGVQTGETITRVDRGLNGSPTIEGIFGKEWCLDLWNHGDSYSTENSPQHTAKSTGVPSGQADVKEEDVEVEIINSRDPQERPTIILDGDDLVDNGREGPSNVYPSFDSFRQDRPERRDKQVLEMSTTDVSTGHTLRFISIDGLEEEYGEHVFPIEDDETNEFLPDDTELLPNEGQDEHITKPTYAKKSLAKSKSKAGKTKTFSYFNRFNLHSHSKSDTNKLSCVICKKTFLRQNHLTMHMKSHKSLYCSVCKNYYPGKTQLKKHKCVAPDYLASNSSKYFCHYCGKSFSCPSSLRIHHLVHTGERPHTCTVCGRGFTQKGNLKCHMRLHTGEKPFKCLTCDIGFTQKVYLTQHLAKAHGQKEENKKKKTQVHKCSKCQLSFVNQQLLQTHMAVHKNK encoded by the exons ATGTCTAAGCMCGCTTCTTTTCACACACAACTGTCCTCCATCATGGAAATACTGTCTAGAACCGCAATGGCTCATGTGTGCAAACTGGTTGACGACGAATACGCGGGAATATCTTTAGAAAATGAGGCTCTCACTGAGAAATTGCATAATCTGGAAAGTGAARTTACAATTGTGAAAAGCACAGCTCCCAAGCTGGCTGGAAACTATCGCTCTGTTGGTGTTCAAACTGGTGAAACTATCACCAGAGTAGACAGAG GGCTAAACGGATCCCCCACCATCGAAGGAATATTTGGGAAGGAATGGTGTCTTGATCTATGGAACCATGGGGATTCCTACAGCACAGAGAACAGTCCGCAACACACTGCCAAA TCAACAGGGGTGCCTTCAGGCCAAGCTGATGTTAAAGAGGAGGATGTTGAGGTGGAAATCATAAACAGCAGAGACCCACAGGAAAGACCAACAATCATTTTAGATG GAGATGACTTAGTGGACAATGGAAGAGAAGGGCCCTCCAACGTGTATCCATCCTTTGATTCCTTCCGCCAGGACAGGCCAGAGAGACGGGATAAACAGGTACTGGAGATGTCTACTACGGATGTCTCCACAGGACACACTTTACGTTTCATATCCATCGATGGATTGGAGGAGGAATATGGCGAACATGTCTTTCCCATTGAGGACGATGAGACGAATGAGTTCCTACCAGACGATACCGAGCTGTTGCCCAACGAAGGACAAGATGAACACATCACAAAGCCAACATATGCAAAGAAGTCTTTAGCAAAGTCAAAAAGCAAAGCTGGGAAGACTAAGACTTTCAGTTACTTTAACAGGTTTAACTTGCACTCCCATAGTAAATCCGACACAAACAAGTTAAGTTGCGTGATTTGTAAGAAGACTTTCTTGCGGCAGAACCATCTGACGATGCATATGAAATCTCACAAGTCACTGTACTGCAGTGTGTGTAAGAACTATTATCCTGGGAAAACTCAGctcaaaaaacacaaatgtgttgCTCCCGATTATCTGGCCTCGAACAGCTCGAAGTACTTTTGCCATTACTGCGGCAAGTCTTTCAGCTGTCCGTCAAGCCTGAGGATACACCACCTGGTGCACACTGGAGAGAGACCCCACACGTGCACTGTCTGCGGGAGAGGATTCACACAGAAGGGCAATCTGAAATGTCACATGCGCCTTCACACTGGTGAGAAACCGTTCAAATGCCTCACGTGCGACATTGGCTTCACCCAGAAAGTATACCTCACTCAGCACTTGGCCAAAGCTCACGGTCAAAaggaagaaaataagaaaaagaagACGCAAGTGCACAAATGTTCTAAGTGTCAGTTGTCTTTCGTCAATCAGCAACTGCTCCAAACACACATGGCTgttcataaaaataaatga
- the LOC111980832 gene encoding uncharacterized protein: MSTAFCFQAQLVSVMDALSKAAVSEISKLVDIESKVLKLEITRGRNEIAALTEKLQLMENLLWIDRGHRQHATTDTRTITPTRVRDGSMNDYCEIPQSEPKRPAIKKSESSWENICPPQEMHIIHPVEDSALVLETVPTTVVRDQPELIVIKEEPSEVDVWGSGPKTELINENGAATSLDTDVGCLDVLQHCPDSSDNHPIFTESQVNHSTQPSGVQLEDLDTHWTPPACSQSQDAQQITPAAQRNSITGNSSGGITNVPSQSFSVAKSNMKIHSLRTSGAKRFGCMQCGKNFRCYSQLEIHQRSHTGEKPYRCTLCGKRYAQKGHLYTHQRTHTGEKPYRCLDCGKSFIQKCTLDMHQRTHTGEKPYVCVKCGKGFTKNCNLKKHMGVHTEFSMHVYSESSFQEDRW; the protein is encoded by the exons ATGTCGACAGCTTTTTGTTTTCAAGCACAGCTCGTTTCTGTTATGGACGCGTTATCAAAAGCAGCTGTTTCAGAAATAAGCAAACTGGTCGACATCGAATCAAAGGTTTTAAAATTAGAAATAACGCGTGGTCGGAATgaaatagcagcacttacagagAAACTGCAGTTGATGGAGAATTTGCTTTGGATCGACCGAGGGCACAGGCAGCACGCAACCACAGATACACGCACGATAACACCAACAAGAGTGAGAGATGGTTCAATGAACGATTATTGTGAAATACCTCAGTCTGAGCCCAAAAGACCTGCAATCAAAAAAAG TGAGAGTTCCTGGGAAAACATTTGTCCTCCCCAAGAGATGCACATCATCCATCCGGTTGAAGATAGTGCTCTTGTTTTGGAAACAGTG CCTACCACAGTGGTGAGAGACCAGCCTGAGTTGATTGTGATCAAGGAGGAACCTTCAGAGGTGGACGTATGGGGTAGTGGGCCAAAGACCGAACTCATAAATGAAAATG GAGCAGCAACATCACTTGATACAGATGTTGGGTGTCTCGATGTGCTTCAGCATTGTCCAGACAGCTCAGACAACCACCCTATATTTACTGAGAGCCAGGTGAACCACAGCACTCAGCCCTCCGGAGTGCAATTGGAGGACCTGGACACGCATTGGACGCCACCTGCATGTTCACAGAGCCAGGATGCGCAGCAGATCACACCTGCTGCACAGAGAAACTCCATaactggaaacagctctggtggtatAACAAATGTGCCCTCTCAGAGTTTCAGTGTGGCAAAGTCAAACATGAAGATCCACAGCCTGAGAACGTCAGGAGCTAAAAGATTTGGCTGTATGCAATGTGGCAAGAACTTCAGGTGTTACAGTCAGCTGGAAATACACCAGCGAagtcacactggagagaaaccgtaCCGATGCACGCTGTGTGGAAAGAGATACGCACAGAAAGGGCATCTTTATACCCACCAACGCACCcacactggagaaaagccatATCGCTGCCTCGACTGTGGCAAGAGCTTCATTCAAAAATGCACTCTCGATATGCACCAGCGCACCCACACTGGAGAAAAACCTTATGTTTGTGTGAAATGTGGGAAGGGATTTACTAAAAACTGTAACCTTAAGAAACACATGGGTGTACATACAGAGTTCAGCATGCATGTTTACAGTGAGTCCAGTTTTCAAGAGGACAGATGGTAA